A window of Candidatus Methylomirabilota bacterium genomic DNA:
CTCAAACAGATCGACGCCCTGGATGCGCAGCAGGCAAGCGGGGGCGTAGGATCCAGAGAGAAACCGAGCCGATGAGCCGCCTGATGGAGTCCAGGTTGGCAGCCTCGGACTTGGACAAGGTGTATCAGAAGATACTGCACGGCACCCGCCTCGACTTCTGTGATGGACTGGCACTCTATCAGACACGCGACCTGACCTCGGTAGCGTTCCTTGCCAACCTGGTTCGGGAGCGCATGAGCGGAAACCTGACATATTTCGTCCGCAACCTGCACATTAACTACACGAACATCTGCAACAAGGGCTGCAAGTTTTGCTCGTTTTATGCCCCACCCAGCGACCCTCGAGGGTATGTGCTGAGCATCCAGGATATCCGGGATCGGGTCCGCAAGCATGACGAGGTTCCCATCCGTGAGATCCACATTGTCGCCGGAAT
This region includes:
- a CDS encoding radical SAM protein; this translates as MSRLMESRLAASDLDKVYQKILHGTRLDFCDGLALYQTRDLTSVAFLANLVRERMSGNLTYFVRNLHINYTNICNKGCKFCSFYAPPSDPRGYVLSIQDIRDRVRKHDEVPIREIHIVAGINPKLPYEYYLDLVRAVKNARPGVQVKAFTMIELAQIQRVADKPLEEVLAD